From the genome of Mauremys reevesii isolate NIE-2019 linkage group 24, ASM1616193v1, whole genome shotgun sequence:
tttaaaatgtcaacattttatatgcaaaataatgaatttcatttttaaataaaaaattaaaatactccattctgaaaatgttgaaatgcttcactttgttttgtttttcaaaaggaAATTTTATCAAAATCAGCAGGTTTTTTTCTAGATATTTCGATTTCAACTAAAACACTATTTGTCCTTGAAAaatcattttaatgaaaaatttccACGTTTGATTAGCTAATCAATGCGCATTCTAAGAAATGTATTTGCAGACTCTAGCTTTTACATAGGTCCTAGGGATGCTGCTGCACTCTCtggggcttgaagtggtttccatcataaacAGGGTTATAGTTTGGGGCAATGGctgtcagcacccccactatacaaattgttccagtgggcCTGACCTTTTATCCTCATCAAGATAAGCTTCCAGAGACATGACATTTGTTCTTTGTTTGGTCAGTACAAGATCTGCACCGCCTGAACCCACACCTAGATGGCAGCACTTATTCATAATCCCGTTCTGGACGTGACTCACATAATCTTCATGGTGGCCTATAGCCTGGCCTTCCTTTTGGGCATGGTGGGAAATGGCTGGATCATCCTCATCACTGACTTCCAGGTGAAGAAGACAGTCACTCCTATGTGGTTCCTTAACATGGCCATTGCTGACTTCATCTTCACCTCCTTCCTACCCTTCAGAGTTATCTATACAACCCTGGGTTTTCATTGGTCCTTGGGCAGCGTGATGTATAAGTTGACCATTATTGTCACCTCGCTCAACATGTTCACTAGGGTTTTCCTCCTCACTGTCATCAACGCCGACCACTGCATCTCCATGGCCTACCCTGTGTGGTCCCGGAACCACAGGTCGCCCCGCCTGGCTTCTTTGGTTATTCTGGCCATATGGATCCTATCCCTTGCATTGAGCTTGCAGTCCTGTGATCTCTGGGATTCCATGAGCTCATCTTCAGAGTGGAACATCATCTCTGGCAATCTGACAAGTGTCCAAGAGAACCTTTTGCTGAGAAAACGAAGGATGATGGCCCGTGTTGCTATCCACTTCCTGGTTGGGTTCCTGGTCCCATTAGCCTTGATCATCACCTTCTACATTCTTCTAGCTCCCAAACTGAGAACAAGCCATCTCACTCAGTCCAGGAAGCCCCTCAATGTCCACCTTGCCTTGATCCTGATCTTCTACCTCTGCTGGCTCCCATATCACGTCTTTTACTTCCTGCGGGTCTCAGGTGATGCACTACATTCAGTGATGGAAAAATCCCTGGACATAGGCATCCTCTTTGCCAATGGCCTGCTCTATTTGCACAGCTGCCTCACTCCCATCGTCTTCCTTTCCATGGGCCAGGAGTTCATGGGCTCCAGGGAAAATGCATGTAACTACCAAAATGCTGTGCACTTGGCAGGAGAGCCGGCTGAATAGGGGAGAAATGTTCACGGGGAGATGGGATCCATTCACGAAGTATACGCTAGCTCCAGATAACGAGCTTCCTAAGTGTGTTGTGTCCCCCTATAGTAACTGAACTGTACAAGAAGatgacagcctactactgctaatGCACTTAGCTGCTCCTTAACCTCTGTGCTTAAAGTGTGGTGCTGAACGTTCTAGGTTCAATCCCTGCTGATGGCacgtgctgggggagggggatcacTACACAAAAAGGGATCGAAATTCATGACCAATATTTTTCACAAGGAATGGCTGGGCCTGCAGAGCTTGGGGCACTTCACCACAGGCCTGAGCCGACGGGCGGCTTCCCACCGCTATCAGTGGGGACTGGATCAGACCTTGCTCAGGATGCTTTGCTATCGTGCCACTAAAAGGCTGGTCTGTAGCATTCTCTGGTGTTCGTGTCCCTGCTGATATTCTAGGCTCAGTGTCGACATCTAACAGCCTCACAGAACAGCTGGGGGGATTTTCTTTTGCCAATAAAGGGATTTTCTCCCCGTGACGCTCTCATTTTAAATAATTGGCAGTGGCTCTGTGTTGGGGATGGTCGGTCTGAGCAGCAGCCCTTGTGCTTCGGATGGGGTGGCCACCTGGTGGCTAGAAGGGAACAAATTCCAGTGTCCCAGAGTCTGATCCTGCAGCTTCCCCCGCCCATGTGAGGGGACGTGAGGCTCAAAgcccagcccacagagcagttcaaGGACAAGAGCTGGACCAGATGAGCTGAGGGccggggagtcaggactcctgggttctaccccacAACTCTGAGGGGAAAGGGGtctagtggtggtggggggctggtgggagTCAGGAGCACCCGATGAAACTACTGAGCAGCAGCCACAAGGACCGTGGGAGCCCAGACTGTCTCTCCAGCAGGAAGCCGCGGTGACACTGGGTCCGTGTTCCCCTGTGCCAGTGCTCAGAGCGAGGTTGCTTTATCCTGCAGTGGTGGGTACGGCTGGCGGTTTTGCTTTATCCTGCAGTGGTGGGTACGGCTGGCGGTTTTGCTTTCTCGTACAGTGGGCCACACATAATGCAGTTGAATAGTGAGGGTGGTTtgctcttctcttcccctgtcttc
Proteins encoded in this window:
- the LOC120390559 gene encoding chemokine-like receptor 1; the encoded protein is MAALIHNPVLDVTHIIFMVAYSLAFLLGMVGNGWIILITDFQVKKTVTPMWFLNMAIADFIFTSFLPFRVIYTTLGFHWSLGSVMYKLTIIVTSLNMFTRVFLLTVINADHCISMAYPVWSRNHRSPRLASLVILAIWILSLALSLQSCDLWDSMSSSSEWNIISGNLTSVQENLLLRKRRMMARVAIHFLVGFLVPLALIITFYILLAPKLRTSHLTQSRKPLNVHLALILIFYLCWLPYHVFYFLRVSGDALHSVMEKSLDIGILFANGLLYLHSCLTPIVFLSMGQEFMGSRENACNYQNAVHLAGEPAE